The DNA segment TTGGACAAGCAGAGAGTTCAATAAGTGCTCAAGATAAAATTAATTATATTCATGACATTAAAGAAATATTTGGTAATGGAAGTTATGCAGATATAAGAAATGTTGAAAATTTGACTGAAAATCCTAAGTTTGAAGACTTAGAACAACAATTAGGAAATGGAAAAGGAGTAGGTTTATTCTTTATAGGAGCCATACTTTTACAAATTCCTATTTTCACTTTAGGAATTTGTCTTTCAAGATACAAATGGTTCGAAAAAACTGCAAAATCATTTTGGTCGTCTAAACTATTTATATATTTAATACCTATTAGTTTAGTATTAAAATCATCCATATTATGGCTAGACAATGAAGGCGTGAGTGGTAGTTTAAATAATATTTTCGGAATACTATTAGCTTTTGGCTATATATGTTTATTCAAATATTTATATCAAAAATACACCACTTTTAAAATTTTCAGAGGTCTTGAAAATATGGGGAAGATGTCTTTAACAATGTACATTATGCAAAGTATTATTGGGACACTCGTATTATATAGTTACGGTTTAGGCTTATTTGGGAAAAATATACTAATTTATACTTCTCTAGGATTTATAGGGATATATGTCATTCAAATATTTTTAGCATCATGGTATCAAAAATACTTTAGATATGGGCCTTTAGAATATATTTTAAGAATGTTTACGTATTGGAAAGTGAAAGTTAAAGCTAAGGGGCAAAGTTAATCATGTTAAAAATTATAGAAAAATTAACAAGTGTTATGACAGTAATTTTAACGTTTTTACTTGTAACAAGGTTTTTTATTCAAAATCTAAATCATTATGCAGGTTTCGATATTAGTTGGTTTTGTTTAGAAAATCTACCGCATAGTTTTACGGTGGTTATCATTTTATTCATGATTTGTGTTGTAATGAATAGTATTTTTAAAAATAGCGACGAAAAAGGTTAAAAATCATCCTTCATTTGTATAGTGGATATACTCAATTTATTTAAATCGAGAAAAAACGCCATTGGAATAGCGTACAGCTTGTTTCAATGGCGTTTGTTATATCTGTGAGGGGGGGAGGACATTTTGACTTTGTGCGCTGGGAAACCGATATACGGCGTACCAAAAGCAGAATTTTCGGCAGAAACTCGTACAATTCGTTAAACTAAAGAACAGTTTCGCCTCTTTGTACGGTTCTGCTCAAATTCTAAACGCTTTTGTCCCGACCTCTTGCTTATTTTTTATATTTTAACTTCGCAAATGCGTCATGTTGGTGGATAGATTCTTCGTTACGACATTCGATGTCGAAGCCTTCGATCCAATCTATATCTACTAAAAATACATGTAATTTGACGTTTTTATATTCACTAATTTCATTATAATATGTCAGGGTAACCTAGTTTTTCAGGTGCATCGTTGCTAAATGCTACGAGTTGTAATCGTGGTCTTTCTGCTTTAGACATACGTGCTACCGTATGGACCACCGCTACAGCAGTTGACTCATAATCTAGGTGTACTGCAAATTTAGGATAGAACGAGATGATTACTGATGGTTGTAATTCATCTATTAAAGATTTAACCATCGCATCCATTTCTTCATGAGGTTCAAATTCTACAGTTTTATCACGATAACCCATCTTACGTAAGTCAGTAATGCCAATTGCATCCATTGCATCTTCTAACTCTTGTTCTCTAATATCGGGTAATGATTCACGTGTCGCGAACGGAGGGTTGCCTAAGTTACGCCTCATTTGTCCGAGTGTTAAACAAGCATACGTTACGGGTTCGCCGTTATCTTTATATCTAGCTAAAGTTCCAGTAGATGAGAAAGTTTCATCATCAGGTTGAGAAATAAAGGGTCCATACAAATAAATTCAGTAAATAAACAAAATCATTTTTTGCTAAGAAATAGATTGTGGTTTTTACATTAGAAAATGAATGGTGGATCAGCTTCATAATCTTCTTTATTGAGATGTTTTTCTTTGATGATTTCGCTCGCTTTTTTTCTCGAAGAATTAGATTGTTTAAGTATTTTGTTTAAATCTGGTGAAAATCTCATAGAATTCTCAAATTGGTTATTTTCATCGCCCCAAATTGTAGCTTTAAAATATAAGTTTTTATCATGATTGACATAACCTTTAATTTCAATTGCCCCCATTGGTGATATTTTGTTAGTAGTTAATGTTAGATTTTCATAGCCTTTTATATTCTTATTTAAAAACAAATCAATTCTTTTTTTCTGGGTATTAATATAATCGTTTTTTTGGTTTTCATGCAAGGTATAGATTCCTCCAGCGATAATTGTTAATATCATAATTGTAATAAAGATAAAAATGATTTTTTTAAACTTGCTCAATGTTTTAGCCTCCTAATAATATTTAATAAGCATAATTTATTGAATGAAAATAACAGATAAAACAAAAAATATTACTGATGATTCGTATGATGATATTAAAATTGGGGAATCTATTTCATCTCATAATCAAGGCAATTTCGAAATTATCGAAAAACGTGACAATACCACAAATGGCCTGCGTGCGTATGAGTTTGCTCCTGTTGTGAATGGTAAACCTGACACGAGTCAAATTGTGTTGAGAAATAAAAGTTCAATACAAATAATTCCAGTAAAAACCACAATCCATTTTATGCTAAAAAATAGATTGTGGTTTTTACATTAGAAAAAGAGTGGTGGATCAGCTTCATAATCTTCTTTGTTGAGATGTTTTTCTTTGATGATTTCGCTCGCTTTTTTTCTCGAAGAATTAGATTGTTTAAGCATTTCGCTTAACTCAGGTGAAAAACTCATAGAATATTCAAATTGATTATTATCCTCGCTCCAAATTGAAGCCTTAAAATCTAACTTTTTATCATGGTTAACATAACCTTCAATTTCAAATGCTCCCATTGGGGATATTTTAGTATTGGTTAAAGTTAGATTTTTATATCCGTTTAGATTTTCGTTTAAATATAAATCAATCCTTTTTTCTTGTGCATTTGTATAACAATCTTTTTGTTTTTTATGTATGATATAGATTCCTCCAATAATTAACATTATTATTATAAACACAATAAAGAGGAAAAAGAAAAGCTTATTTTTATTCAAAATTTTAGTCCTCCTGATAATTATTTATTAAAGGTGGTTTGTTATATGAAAATAACAGATAAGACAAAAAATTATATTGCTAATGATTCGTATGATGATATTAAAGTAGGTGAACCTATTTCAACCTATAATCAAGGTGATTTTCAAGTCATCGAAAAACGTGACAATACCACTAATGGGCTGCGTGCGTATGCGTTTGCTCCTGTTGTGAATGGTAAACCAGACACGAGTCAAATTGTGATAGGCTACGCTGGAACAGACGCTTTGAGTCTAAACGATCTCAAAACAGATACAAAATTACCTATTTATCATGATTATAACATAAAAAATATTATAATAGACAAAGAGTATAAAAATTAAAGAATACAACAATTAATAAAATTATAATAAGTCAGATTTAATTAGTGATTTCCATAATGATTTAACACATAATAATCAACCATTTATACATAACAACTTAAATTTCAATGCGAAAAATTGGGGCCAACCTCCAAATCAAATGGATGAAAGTGCGGCATTTACGGCGGCTGTAAAAAAGAAATATCCGAATAGTAAATTTTATGGCAGTGGACACAGTTTGGGTGGCTATCTGGCACAATATAATGGTGTGAAATACGACTTTGAAAATACGACGACCTTCGCAGCACCTAATCCAAATGGTGCGTTTTCAGCAGATGTCCAAAAAGACATTGATCAAGGTGTTTACGATGATAAAATAAAAAATATTGGTCATGATTTTGACATCGTAAATTCTCTAACTTTCTTCCAGCCGAGAATTGGCAAAGATGTTAAGACACCATATACTGCTGATGATTCAGTATCACTTTTTCCTTTTATTAAGCAACATTTAATCAATACATATAACCAATTTGATAAAGAGGGCAATGCAATCGAAATGAGTGATGCAGAAATTAAACAGGATCGTCAAAAGTTCAGGAACACTTTATTAAAGAAAATGCTGTCGACATCACTTTTTAGTATCAGTCCTAATGCGCTTTTCATGAGTAGAGCAATGGCATATTTTAAAAAATTAACTCAACAAGATGAAGGATCTGAAACCAAAAATGATGCGTATGCTTTCTATAATGAAGTCATCAACGTTTTGGGGAATGGCGGTACAAAATCATCTGTTAGCATTGGTTCAGGAGGCGCCCGTGGTTCGGGTAGAGAAATCAAAATTTTAATTGAGGGTGTACGAGAACTCGTTGAAATGTTGCGTAGTCATCGTTATTTGTATGATGAAGTGATGCATGGATTCGAGCAATTTGAAGAAAATACGGGGCGTAAGGCAGAACGTATATTAGATAAGTATGAATCTGAGCTCAGAAGTGGTTCGCATGAATACATCACGCCGGGCGATTTAGAACGTTATATGAAGCGTCTGTCGCAGAGTGGTTCAGCCGGTTCTTGGCGTTTCCACAATCATCGTCTAATGGAAGATGCGAAACAAGAGGTGGAACACAATCATAAGAATCTCATGGAATTTGCAGAAAAATTAGATTATGTTGTAGATCAATTTGTAGAAAAGGATATCGAAACGAGTGGTCGTTTTGGTTTATTTTAAGGGGTGATAAAGGTGGATTCGAAAGAGGAAACGAAAAAAAGACAAGAATTTGAACGTTTAGACCAATTAAAGCAAACCATGCGTGCTGAAACGGAACAAATGGTTGATGAGGAAGAAATTAGATTGGATTCTAAACATCGAGCAGTAGATGAAATGTTTAATATGTTGAATCGTTCAAACCATAATTTAAAAGAATTATTCGAAGGTGAAGCGAGTGATGCC comes from the Staphylococcus hsinchuensis genome and includes:
- a CDS encoding DUF418 domain-containing protein, which translates into the protein MKRIEVADGLRGFCLLGIFMANLLIFQFGLSGHSFIEYFHLDTANQSVFNLILIVFEGSFMPIFAILFGFSMDKLYQSMKWRQMKRPKLKLLRRAFFLIVLGLLHGLFIWEGDILTTYGLAMLMIIPFISLNKKYFKWFTIIGFSIIVLIFSLSIFGQAESSISAQDKINYIHDIKEIFGNGSYADIRNVENLTENPKFEDLEQQLGNGKGVGLFFIGAILLQIPIFTLGICLSRYKWFEKTAKSFWSSKLFIYLIPISLVLKSSILWLDNEGVSGSLNNIFGILLAFGYICLFKYLYQKYTTFKIFRGLENMGKMSLTMYIMQSIIGTLVLYSYGLGLFGKNILIYTSLGFIGIYVIQIFLASWYQKYFRYGPLEYILRMFTYWKVKVKAKGQS
- a CDS encoding DUF1433 domain-containing protein; the protein is MSKFKKIIFIFITIMILTIIAGGIYTLHENQKNDYINTQKKRIDLFLNKNIKGYENLTLTTNKISPMGAIEIKGYVNHDKNLYFKATIWGDENNQFENSMRFSPDLNKILKQSNSSRKKASEIIKEKHLNKEDYEADPPFIF
- a CDS encoding DUF1433 domain-containing protein, whose amino-acid sequence is MNKNKLFFFLFIVFIIIMLIIGGIYIIHKKQKDCYTNAQEKRIDLYLNENLNGYKNLTLTNTKISPMGAFEIEGYVNHDKKLDFKASIWSEDNNQFEYSMSFSPELSEMLKQSNSSRKKASEIIKEKHLNKEDYEADPPLFF